The genomic DNA CAAGAACGAGTGGGAGCGGAGGGTTCCGCTCACCCCGGACCACGTCGAAAGGCTGGTGCGGGAGTACGGCTGTTCGATTGTGGTGCAGCCATCGGGCATCCGGATTTTTCCCGACGATCAATATCGCGCCGCCGGCGCTCGGGTGGCCGAAGATCTCTCCGGCTGTCGGTTGATCGCCGGCGTCAAGGAAATGCCCCCGGACGTGCTGTGCGCGGGTCCGGCGTACCTGGCGTTCTTCCACGTCATCAAGGGCCAGCCCTACAACATGCCCCTTCTGCGGCACGCGCTCGATGCCGGCATCACCATGCTCGACTACGAACCGATCGTGGACGAAGAGGGCCGCCGGGCGGTGTTCTTCGGCCGCCACGCCGGCTATGCAGGGATGCTCGACGCGCTGTGGGCCTTCGGCCAACGCATGAAGCTTCAGGGCATCGACAGCCCGCTCCAGCGGGTGATCAAAGCCCTCGATTACGACACCGTCGAGTCGGCGCGCCAGTTTCTACGCGAAGAGATCGCGCCGGAGATTCGCGAAAGCGGGGTGCACCCGACGAACCATCCGTTGGTCGTGGGCTTCACCGGTGGAGGAAACGTCTCCCTCGGCGCCCAGGACATCCTCGGCGAGCTGCCGGTGCTGTCGATCACGCCGCAGGACCTCGCCACCGTCGCCGGAGACCCGAAGCTCTCGCGCCACGCCATCTACAAGGTGGTCTTTCGGCGGGACGACCGCAAGGACTTCAGCCGCTACCTGCCGTACCTCACGATGCTGGTCAACGGCATCTACTGGGAGGAAGGACACGACCGCCTGGTGACCCGCCAGGACGTGGAATCCCTGTGGGCCGGCGTGGCCCCACCCAAACTGCAAATGCTGGCGGACCTTTCCTGCGACGTGGAAGGCGGCATCGAGGTCACCACCCGGGTCGCGACCAACGGCGCCCCGGTGTACGTCTACGATCCGGAAACCGGTGACACCCTCGACGGGGTGGCGGGCCGGGGGCCGATCGTTCTTGCCGTGGACAACCTGCCGGCGGAGTTGCCGCGCAGCTCGTCGCGCTGGTTCGGCGACCTGCTGACGCCGATGATGCCCGCGCTCCTCGCTTGCGACTACAGCCGCCCCTTGGAAGAACTCGCCCTGCCGGCGGAGCTGGCCGGCGCGGTGATCACCCACCAAGGCCGGCTGGCGCCGGCCTTCGAGCACCTGCGCGAAGCCCTCGAATCGCACGCCTGAGTTCGCTCGTCCGGCTCCCTCGGGAGCAGACCCCGACATGCGGCATCCAAACGGCGAACGCCCGGCTTCTCAGCACCTCATACAAGGGGCCTGAGAAGTCCGGGCGGCGCGCAGGGTGCCCTCGAGCCGAAGGGTCGTCTACAGGCTCTTCGAGACGGTGAAGACCACTCGACCTTCCGCCAGGGGCTCGTTGTCGATATCCGTGTCCGTGTAGGCCAGGCTCAGCTCCCACGACTCGATCTCTTTGGCCACCGACAGACCGTAGTCCACATAGTCGACAAGGCCCGTGTCGTCGTCGAACGATGACTGCCCCCCATGCGCCCCGAGGGAGAAGCCGTGCCCCAGGTCGAACTCGAGATTGGCCTCGATGTAGTCGCCAGCGCCGCCGGCCCCGGCGAAGTCGTCGGTATACCAGTATTTCGCCGAGAAGAACTTGTAGCCGGCACCGAAGTACACCTCAACGTAGTCGCTCTCGCTCTCGCTTGGATAGAAATAGCCGATCGCTCCTAGGTCCCAGGAAAAGCCGCTGTCGTATTCGAAGAGCACACCCAAGTAGCCGTCCAATTCGATGTGGGCGGCGGTGCCGAAGTCGACATTCGAGCCCCACACCCCGGCATAGAACTTTCCGGCGGAAAAATCGAAACCGCCCTGAATCGCCGGGTCTTCATTGGTCTGAGAAATACCGCGGAACACGTAGTCCGAGGTCAGCGCCACGTTGCCGGTCAGTTCGTTAGCGGCGGCCGGTAGGGCTACACAAACCATCAGCGCAATGAGTGCGCCTCCAAAGAATTTCTTCATCATCTCCCCTTGTCTAGTGGAGAGGAAGCGGATGAGCGCTCACCTCCCTCAGATCTCACGGTTCAAAAATCTTCAGATTTCATACCACAGCATGTTCTCGTTACAGACACAACTTCAAAGCAAGGATCGTGGCGGAAAGGTAGCAGCTTCGGGAATCTCCGAAGTTCGCCGCACGGCACCGCCGATCAATCGATCCGCCGCGCTGGGTCCAAAGGCTTCACAAGCCCATACGTAGATCGCATTGATCAGTTGCGACATCTCACTGACGGTGACGGCGGAACGGATCTTCATGCCCTTGGGGTTGCCGCACCAGGCATTCACGACTTCGCGCGCCACGGCCGACATCCGAAGGCCCCGCGGACCCGCAGCAACAAACTTCCGCAAGTCGGCCCCGGCCCCTGGACGCACTCGATCAAAGCCATCGAGAAGTCCATCCAGCAGGTGATTGAGAACGACGAACTCCGCACTCATGGCCGGTGCATCGGCCGGCGCCGCAACCGGGGCCGTCGGCCCAGTGCCAAAATCGAAGGATGCCTTCGGCAACTGGGCCAGGGGGTCCGGACCAAGCTGCGACGGATCAAGGCGCAAACACTCGTTGATTCTGGCGATCAGGGCAGGACGCTGGTCTTCGATGTCGAAGAGCTCCGCCAGGCGCTGGCCGTAGTCCGCAATGCCGAAGGGGTTGCGCTCCGCAAACTCTTCCTGCCAGACCCGGATGCCACCGGCCGCCGCATCCGCCGGCAGCATCGATTGGAGCGCTAGATACAGGGCTCGGCGACGGCGAGTCGCAAAGCTGTCGTCAAGAGCCGGTTGGGCCATCAGACATCCTCCTTACCACCGTGCAAGATGTCCTGCTGGAATTCCGGATATCCCATTTCATAGTGCTCGGTGAAATCAAGTCCCCGCTGCTCGTGCATCGTCGATGCTCGAAGTGGGATCAACAGATCGACTCCCCTGAAGATCACCCAAGAAATTGGGAACGCCCAAAGGAAAGCAGCCACCACACCGATCAACTGAACCGTTACCTGTTCCAGGTTGAACAGATCACCGGAAACGAACAATCCAGCCGCCACGGTACCCCACACGCCGTTGAAGGCATGGACAGAGACGGCTCCCACGGGGTCATCGAGACCCAAACCGTCGAAGACGGCGAGACCGAGCACCAGGATGGCACCGGCGACCAGGCCGGTGAGCACGGCGAAGGGGGCGCTCATGGTGGCGCAACCGCCGGTACTGGCGACCAACCCCGCCAGGCCTCCATTGACGGTGGTGGTCATGAGCACCGGCCGTCGCAGCAGACCCATCAGCAGAATGGCGCCGACCACCCCAGCGCTTCCGGACAAATGGGTGTTGAGCAGAATGCGCCCGAGGTTGGCACCGGCTTCCAGGGCACTGCCGCCGTTGAAACCGAACCAACCGACCCAAAGAATGAAGCCTCCGGCGGCGACGAGCGGAAGGTTGTGGCCAGGGATAGTTCGCGCCGTGCCGTCTTGAGCGAAGCGGCCGAGGCGCGGCCCGAGCACCAAGATTCCCGCCATCGCACACCAGCCGCCGATCGAGTGAACGACCGTGGCTCCGGCGAAGTCGATGAACCCGAGCTTTCGAAGCCAGCCCTGGGTTTCACCGTAGTAGCTGCCCCAAACCCAGCTTCCAAAAACCGAGTACACGCCGATGGTCACCAGCACGGAGATCACCAGGTACGGCCAAAATCGTATGCGCTCGGCCATCGCGCCGGAGACGATGGTGGCGGCCGTCGCCGCGAACATCATTTGGAATAAGAGCAAGGAAAAGTCCCAGTCGACCCCGGACGACAGAATAAAGTGATCGGTACCGAACCAACCGGTAGGGTTGGTACCGAACATCAATCCGTAGCCTACAAACCAGAAGAAAAGCGCGCCGAAACACATGTCGACGAAGTTCTTCATGACCACGTTCACCGTGTTCTTCGATCGGACGGAACCGCCCTCGAGGAAAGCGAAGCCCAACTGCATGAAGAAGATGAGCGTGGTCGCCGTCATCAACCAGACGGTGTTGATCGTCAGTTCCATTCCGCCTACGACATCCATCAGATTCTCCTGCCCCATTCCCTCAATCCCCCAAGTCAACGCCCGCCGGTCGATGGTGTCCAACGTCCGCAGGTTGGTTCATTTCAGAAGCTTCGACCGCCGGGCCCGCGCCACCGGTGCCCAGGTCTTCGGCGGCGAAGTGCGCAGCCAATCGGGCCGCTACTTGCCGAGTCTGCATTCGCGCTTGGCCGAGCACTGCCTGGCTCCCCATCACCAGCAGTAGGCAGCGGGTCGCATCGACAGCCCGCGCGACCACCAGGCCCGAGGGGCTCTCGAGAATCAGGCTGTCGACTCTCTCACCGGCCACTTCCCGCACCGCCATCCGAGTGGCTTCCAAGAGATCCAGCAATGCACGGCCGGCCAACCCTTCGGACTCCTCGGCGCCAAACTCTCTCAGGATCTCGTCGCCTTCGCCCAGCAGCATTCCGAACCGCAGACCTCCGAGCCGATCGAGCGATCGAAGGATTCCATCGATCGCCAGACTGGGCTCTTCGAGCGGGACGATCTCCGGTGCCTTTTCTCGCTCTCCGGTCGGTAGAAAACGCTCGATGGTGGAAAGCAACTCGGAGTTGGTGAACGGCTTCTTGAGAATCGAATTCGCTCCGACGTCGTCCGCCCTCCGGCGAGTTTCGTCGTCGACGATGCCGGAGATGAACACCACCGGCACCTCCGCCAAGGCGGGCGAGCGACGAATGAACTCGCAGACCTCAAAGCCGTTCACCTCGGGCATCACGAGGTCACAGACCACCACTTGCGGCGCCGCCGCGACGAGGCCGTCGATCGCCTCTTGACCATTCGAGGCACCCACCACTTCAATACCGCGGCCGGTGAGCATGCGTTCGACGGCCTTGCGGACGCTGATACTGTCGTCGACCAAAAAGAGTCTCATCGCTTCGGATTCCACGACCTACTTCGCCTCCTGTCCCGGCAAATGGCCCTCATCCCAGTCCACCGCGATGGTGAGTAGAAGCTGCTGCACCGTCATATTGATCGTTCGGGGCTGATGGAAGACTTCCCGCCGACGCATCGGCTGGAAGCGAAACTCCGTCCGACGGTCCTGCTCGCTCTCGGTGAGCAGCCGAGCAAAAGCCCTCTCTCCGGTCCGGCCCGAAAAGACTCCGTGAACGACCTGCCCGTCATCGAACATCAGATCGCCCATGGTGCCGTCTCGGAACACCAAACGCAGTCGCCCGGTTTTGCGCGCATGCGCGAGGGCCTGGGTGAGATCCACCAGACTGAGTACTCTGAGAGAGCCACTGAGAACGTCTTCCCGCGTCGCGAGGGGATCCGGCTCCGGCCGCTCCTGAACCGACCGCAATCCCGATGGATGGACCCCTTCCAGAATCTTTCGTAACTCTTCGGCCATCTCCTTAGCGCTCGCCACGGCGGGCAGTCGGAAGTCGATTCCCGGCGGAGGAGAGCTACCGCTTCCGATGATCGCCAAAGGCATCCCCTGGAGGGCCGGATCCTCACGCACCATCTTCGCAAAGGCCCGAACGTCTTCTTGATCGACGGCCACGCCAACCACCACCAGATCCGGTGGATCCCACTCGAGGAGAGTGAATGCATAGAGAAGATCCGGAGCGACGGTGACCGTTGCGACCTCTCGACAGGTAGTGAGAAGGGCAAAGGCTCGCGCTGGATCGGCTTCGATGAGCACAATTCGCTTCAACGGACCTCCCTCACGAAGCGACCCTCGCGATGGGATCCCGACCGGTCAAGCGCCGCAGTTCTCGCGCCAGCACGGCTTCGTCCACGGGTTTCGGCAGGTAGTCCGTCACCCCGAGACGAGCCGCGAGCTCACTGTGCTTTCGACCGGTCCGAGTGGTGACGACGATCACCGGCAGATGCTTGGAGGCGGGCCGCTGGCGGACCCATTCGACCAACTCATAGCCATTGAGATTCGGCATCTCGAGATCTGTCACCAGCGCATCAAAGTTCTCTTCTCGCAGCGTTTCCTGTGCCTCAATGCCGTCCGAGGCCACGGAGAGATCGAAGCCCATCCGGCTGAGGCGTCGGCCTAGGATCTTTCGCACGCTGAGGGAATCGTCCACCAGAAGTATGCGGGGAGCAGACGGGACGGCGGCCTCTTCCACCGGGCTGACGGAGGTGGCAAGACCCTGCGAAGAGAGATTCCACAGTCCTACCGGGTCGAGCAGCAACTCGACTTTCCCCTCCTTCGCCACCACGGCGCCGGCGAGATAGTCGAGGCCGCGCAGGAAGTTGCCGATGCCCCGCGCCACGACTTCCTCGATCTCGAGCAGTTGATCGACGATCAAACACCACGACCGTCCCTCCGAACGCAAGATGACACCCTGCTCGAGGCGGGCTGTCGCCTCCGACGGTAGATCGAGCAGCGTAGAGGCACGGCGGACCGGCAATTCTCGGCCGCCGGTGAAGACGGTCCTCTCCTCATCGGAACCGTGGATGTGATCCGACGGGAACTGCACCGTCTGCTCTACTACCGAAGTCGAGATGGCAAAGAATTGAGAACCCACCCGCACCCGAAGTGCCTCGGAAACAATCAGCGTCAGAGGAACTCGCAGAATGAACCGGGTGCCGCCGCCAACCTCGTTGTGCACTTCGACCAGGCCACCGATACGGCGGAGATTCTCGCGCACCACGTCGAGCCCCACACCGCGCCCGGCAGCCTCGGAAACTTCCGCATGGGTGCTCAGGCCGGCCTCGAAGATCCACGGCAGCACCTGATCATCCTCCGCCCCTTCGATCTCCTCCCGGCGATGCGGATACAGCGCCAACGCCCGGTTTCGCACCGACTCAACATCGACTCCCGCTCCGTCATCGGAGACCTCGATCAACACCGAGGACCCCTCCGGATAGGCATGGAGGCCGAGCTTGCCGACCGCCTGCTTACCGAGGCGAAGGCGAGTCTCGGTCGACTCGAAGCCGTGAACCAGTGCGTTCTGGATCAAGTGCATCACCGGATCCACCAACTCCTCGGCGATGGCGCTATCCATCTCCACCGCTTCGCCTCGCACCTCGAGAGCGACCTGCTTGTGCAGCTCTTCGGCCAGGCTTTCAACGCGCCGCCGGAAGCGTCCGAATAGACTGCCTGCGGTCACCATCCGCGTCTGCCCGAGGTGGGTGCGCAGCGACCGAATCGAGCGCAAGATCTGGGTACTCTCGCGTTCGAGCAGTTGTCGCGACCGATCGACTTCGGCCTGTACTTCTCCAAAGTCCGAAACGATCTCATCGAGGCGACGAGACAAGACGTCCAGCTCGTGATAGCGATCGAGTTCCAGTTCGCTGAAAATGTCCGCGAGGGATTGACCTGCCACTCTCGGCAAGGCGCGCCGAACGATCGGAGGTTCCTCGGAGCCCTTCCGCTCGGCCGCTTCGGCCACCTTCCAGGAGACCGACCGCAGCCGATCGCGCAGTTCGCCGAAGGGTTTCTCGAGGGTGCGGTGGGACTCGATCTGGCGGTCCAAGCGATGTCGACTGACCACCAAGTCGCCGACCGAGCGAAGCATCTCGTCGATCTGCCCGATGTCGACTCGCACCGTCGCGCGAGCTTCGATGGGCCGGCTGGAGGACTCGGCCTCCGGTTCAAGGTCCGAAAGGTCGAGGCTCCACGGTGTCTCCTGGACACCCTCTGCCGCCGGTCGCTGCGGAGCGAGAGCGGCGACCGGCTCGTCTACCTGCGAGGGGGGAACCGACAGAGGGTCCTGCTCTTGAATCGGCTCAGACGCGTCGATGGGCGTCGGCGCTGAGGCCGCATCTGAGGAGCCCTTCGCGGCGGCTTCCAAGTCGTCTCTCGTCGTCAGCGCAGCGAGTGCGCGGCGCGCCACATTCACCGCTTCAGCGACGGTCGCTCCACCCCCGCCGCCGACCACCTTGAGCATGATCACCACGGCGTCGGCGCAGCGTGCCAGGGCGCGCCGAGCGGGCACCGACAAGCGCACCTCGCCGGTTCGCACCTGCACCAGCAAATCTTCGGCGTCATGGGCAAGCTCCCCGATCGGGGCACAACCCACCGTCAAAGCCGCACCCTTCAAGGTATGCCAGCGTCGGAAGAGAGTATCGATCACCTCCGTGGAAGATTCCTCCGCCGCCGCCTCACGCAGGTCCTGATAAATGCCTTCGAGATGTTCTTCCGCCTCCGGCAAGAAGAAGTCCAGGACATCGGCCTGATTGCGACCGAAGCGCCCGAGCTGCAGCGCCATCGACTCGGCCCGGTGTGGAGAAGCGGGCACCGATGGGTCGATCGGCCGAGACCGCCCTGCCTGCTCGGTACCGTTTTCCGCCAGACTCTGAACGATCGATCGCACTCTCGGCAGGTGTGCCACCAAAACTCGTTCCGACTCTTCCGGCTGTTCCGGCGCGCGTTCAACGGCCACCTCCATCTCTCCCGCCAAGCGCGACAGATGCTCGAAGCCGTACAGAGCCGCCGAGCCCTTCAAGCGATGAGTCAACACCTCGATAGACGACCATGCATCCCTCCCCTGGTCGGTGCCCAAATCACCGATCAAGATTTGCAGCTCGTCGAGAAGCTTCCGACTCTCGGTCAGGAAACTCCCCAGCAGGTCTCCAAGGTGGCTATCGCTCATGCGATCTTCGACGTCCTCTTTTTTGCGATCTCTTGGTTGCAATCAGGAGGGCAGCTTGAAGCGCGCCAAGCTGGTGCTCAGCTCCTCAGCCAACCGCTCGAGCTGCTCGGCAATGACACGACCTTCCTGCACTGAATCGGTGGTTCGGCTGGTGATCTCGGCGACGGAGCGGACGCCCTGGGCCACCTGCTCGACACCCGCCACCTGCTCCTGCGTCGCCGAGGAGATGCGGATGGCGAGCTGTGCCGAGACGCCGGCAATGGAGCCGATCTCTTCCAACCGCTCGCCCGCCTTCTGGGTCACCTGAAATCCGGTTTCGACCTCCCGGGTTCCGTTCTCCATCGCCCGCACGGTCTCCTGGATTTCCGCCTGTACCGTTTCGATCAATTCAGCGATTCGCTTGGTCGCCTTGGCCGAATCGTCAGCCAGTTTGCGCACCTCGTCCGCCACCACCGCAAAGCGCGCCCCTTCGGCGCCCGCACCGGAGGCCTCGATGGCGGCGTTCAGAGCCAGCAGGTTGGTCTGAGACGAAATGTCCGAAATGGTCTCGACGATTTCCGAAATCTCCAGGGAACGGTCGCCCAAAACCTTGATTCGACCGGCGATTCCCTGCACCTCGGAACGAATTCGCTGCATGCTGTCCAGAGTCTGCCCCACCGCCTGCTGCCCCGCCTCGGCGGCTTCTCGGGTTTGACGCGCCGCCTGCTCGGAGCCTTCGGCGTTCTGCGCGACCGCTCGAACATTGGTCGAAACCAAGGCAACTTCGCGGTTCATTCGCTGCGTGTCCTCGGCCTGGTTCCGGATGTCCGTCACCATGCGGTCTGTCGCCTCGATCATCTGGCCGGCCCCACCGTTGACGGACTCTGCGGTCCGACGGACACCGATCAGAATCTCGCCGATCTGCTCCACCACCAGGTTGATCGCGTCCACCACGTTGCCCAGCACGTCCTCCGTCACGCGTCCCCGCTGGGTCAGGTCGCCCTTGGCGATCTCTGTCGAAACGAGCAGGAACTCACGGATATTGGCCTGCAAACTCTCTCGCTCGACGCGATCCACTTCGCCTTGCGCTTCCTGCTCCCGACGTAGTTCCTGGCGCTCTCCGAGAAGCCGGTTGAAGGCACCGGAGACGACGCCGAACTCATCGCGCGAAGTCACCGGAACGGGTTCCGAATAGTCGCCGCGGCTCGCTCGCAAAGCCGCACCCGCCATCGCCCGTAGGGGACGGGTGACGCGGTCCGCAAAGAAGAAGGCGGCGATCGCCCCTAGGAGACCGAAGAGGGCGAGCCAGCCCAACACCTGGAGGGCTGCACGCTGAGCCTCCTCAGCCGACTCGCTGAGATCGAAACCTACCCGTACCGTGGCCGAGTCGCCGGCTACACGGCGGGCCATCTCGAGCGCTCGGCGACTCGCCCCTGAGCCACCGACGGCGATCTCCACCGGCGCGCCAGGACGGGCCGTGACCGCCTGCACCGCCGCGGGATCGACTCCTTCGGCGAAGGCACCGGCCAGCTGAGCGCCGGTACGGTCGGCAATCACCAGGTACGCCAACCCCGATTCCCCAGCAGCCCCGGCAACCAAATGGCGAACCGCTTCCGTATCTCCATCGGCCAAAGGTTGCCGGAGTTGCGCCACCCAGGATTCGGCGATCACCCGGCCTCGGTCCGCAGTGAGTCCTTCGTACTGCCGCTGGAGGACAAAGGCGGTCGCCAGACTGGCCACCAGCGCAAGGGCCAGGATCCAACCGAGAAAGAAGAACAAGATCTTCGCTTTGAGGCGAACTCCTCCGCCCTGGGAGGAGCGCTCCCGCCGAGGCTCCTCACGATCTCGCAGGGCTCGTTGCGGCGCGAGCGCTTTGCGGAGACGCTCCAGCGTTCCGGGCCGTGAAGTGGACGATTTGGCAATGGACTCAGCCATGGGTAGCAATCCCTCCTGACATCTCCGCACGATGGACGCCCAAGGCGCCGAGCATCCGACCCACATGAAGCAGTATGGCGCTGCGATCCCGCGACGTCTCGGCCCCGGCGGCTAAAGACTCCAGACGCGCCCGGGCGAACTCCTGACGACCCTCCTCCAGAGTGCTCGGCGGAGCTAGAGCAGCGTGATCGAGAAGTTCGAATCCCAAGACCTTTTCGATGTCGAGAGCCGCCTCCAACGAGCCACTGGTCACGATGATCGCCAGGCCTCGTGACTCCACCGGACCCTCGCCGAGATGTTCGTGAAGAAGCAAGAGCGGGAGAACGCGGCCGCGAAAATTCGCCAAACCAGCGACCCACTCAGGACTATGGGGCACGGGCGTCAGGAGATCGTACGGAACGACTCCCTGGCACTCGCGGCCGAGCAAGCCGACCACCCGCCCTCCAACCTGCACGAAGCAGACCCTCTCTTCGACCGCCTGGGTAGCGTTCATGGTTCACACTGACGAGCAACAGCCTCGGAAAGCTGCTCCGCCGTAAAAGGCTTGGTCAGGTAGTCCGCGGCTCCCTGCATCTTTCCCCACTCGATATCGCTCTCTTCCTTCTTCGAGCTGATCAGAACCACCGGCAACCGGCGCGTGGCGTCCTGCCGACGCAATGAACGGAGGATCTGGTACCCGTTGCGCTCCGGCATCACCACGTCGAGGAGCAGCACGGCAGGCCGTTCCTCAGCAATTCTGACTTCGAGGTCGGGTTCGTTGGGAAGGTCTACAATTTCGTGTCCAGCATCCTGCAACATGGTCCGGACGAGCGTGACAACTTCCGGCGCATCGTCCACTACGACCACTTTAGCCATGGTCTCCCCTCCGCCGATGCGCGCCACCGGGCTGGCGCCGGGGCGCGCGGATCGCAAGCATCAACAAAAAAACAACGACAAAAAACAAAGGCTACCGGAGTAGCAGGCCCGCATTATAGGCCATGCCAGAGCAACATGCTTTAGCATATCTATAGGCAGTTGACGCTGGATTCGGAAGGCTCTGACGCGCCGCAGCGTGCTCAGAAATATCGAGAAACTCGATTCGAAGAATACTTTCGATCTTGAGTTGACCTGCCCGTCACTCAACCGAAAGATTCCATCGAAGGATCATTACACGAACAATCGGGGCTGGCGGATTCCCCCGGCGAGGACCGAAAGGATCCCTTTGAAGAGCTGCTGCCACGTAGGGATCCAGGATTCACTGGCACGGGACTTCACCAGCGCCGCAGAGGCCTTCGAGATGGTCCTCGAGATGCGGCACGGCGATCGCCGCGCCCAGTTCAACCTGGACCGGGTGCGCCTGAACCGGACCTCGAGGAACTCGGCCTAGCGGTCTCCCCGGACCCCGGTGGCCTTGGCCTTCAAGAAGTCGCGGTTCAAGCGGGCGATCCAGTCCACGCTGATGCCCTTCGGGCACACTGCCTCGCACTCGCGGTAGTTCGAGCAGTAGCCGAAACCCTCGTCCTCCATCGCCTCGACCATCCGAACCGCCCGCGACGGGCGCTCCGTTTGGCCCTGCGGCAGGCTGCCGAGGTGCCCCGCCTTGGCGGAGGTGAAGAGCTGCGCGGCGCCGTTCGGACACTGTGCCACGCAGGCGCCACAGCCGATGCAGGCAGCGGCATCAAAGGCCGCATCGGCATTCTCCTTGGCCACCGGGAAAAGGTTCGCCTCCGGCGCAGCACCGGTGGAAACAGAGATGTAACCGCCGGCTTCGATCACCCGATCGAAGGCCGACCGGTTGACCACCAGATCCTTGACCACCGGGAAGGCGGCCGAGCGCCAGGGCTCGATCTGCAAGACGTCGCCGTCCTGGAATTCGCGCATGTGGAGCTGGCAGGTGGCAGTCAGCGCCTGCGGGCCGTGGGCCATGCCGTTGATCATCATGCCGCAGGAGCCGCAGATGCCCTCGCGGCAATCGTGGTCGAAAGCCACTGGCGCCTCGCCCCGCTCGATCAAGCGCTCGTTCAGCACGTCGAGCATTTCCAGGAAGGACGAGTGGGAGCTGATGTCGTCGACCTCGTACTCCACCAGGCGACCTTTGTCCCGCGGGCCCGATTGACGCCAGATTCTGAGGGTCAACTTCATTACTTGTAGCTCCTTTGGCTCGGGTGGACCACGTCGAAGGTCAGGTTTTCCTTGCAGAGGGTCGGCTCCCGGCCAGCCCCCTCGAATTGCCAGGCGGCGACGTAGGAGTACTCCTCGTCGTTGCGCAGCGCCTCGCCCTCTTCGGTCTGGTGCTCTTCCCGGAAGTGCCCGCCGGCGGACTCCTCGCGGTCGAGGGCGTCGCGGCACATCAGCTCCGCCAGCTCAAAGAAGTCGGCTAAGCGACCGGCCTTCTCCAAGGACTGGTTGAGGCCGTCGCCGGTGCCGAGCACCTTGACATCGGCATGGAAGGCGTCGCGCAGCTCGCGCACCTGGCCGATC from Acidobacteriota bacterium includes the following:
- a CDS encoding DUF4388 domain-containing protein; protein product: MKRIVLIEADPARAFALLTTCREVATVTVAPDLLYAFTLLEWDPPDLVVVGVAVDQEDVRAFAKMVREDPALQGMPLAIIGSGSSPPPGIDFRLPAVASAKEMAEELRKILEGVHPSGLRSVQERPEPDPLATREDVLSGSLRVLSLVDLTQALAHARKTGRLRLVFRDGTMGDLMFDDGQVVHGVFSGRTGERAFARLLTESEQDRRTEFRFQPMRRREVFHQPRTINMTVQQLLLTIAVDWDEGHLPGQEAK
- a CDS encoding response regulator: MRLFLVDDSISVRKAVERMLTGRGIEVVGASNGQEAIDGLVAAAPQVVVCDLVMPEVNGFEVCEFIRRSPALAEVPVVFISGIVDDETRRRADDVGANSILKKPFTNSELLSTIERFLPTGEREKAPEIVPLEEPSLAIDGILRSLDRLGGLRFGMLLGEGDEILREFGAEESEGLAGRALLDLLEATRMAVREVAGERVDSLILESPSGLVVARAVDATRCLLLVMGSQAVLGQARMQTRQVAARLAAHFAAEDLGTGGAGPAVEASEMNQPADVGHHRPAGVDLGD
- a CDS encoding Hpt domain-containing protein, which gives rise to MSDSHLGDLLGSFLTESRKLLDELQILIGDLGTDQGRDAWSSIEVLTHRLKGSAALYGFEHLSRLAGEMEVAVERAPEQPEESERVLVAHLPRVRSIVQSLAENGTEQAGRSRPIDPSVPASPHRAESMALQLGRFGRNQADVLDFFLPEAEEHLEGIYQDLREAAAEESSTEVIDTLFRRWHTLKGAALTVGCAPIGELAHDAEDLLVQVRTGEVRLSVPARRALARCADAVVIMLKVVGGGGGATVAEAVNVARRALAALTTRDDLEAAAKGSSDAASAPTPIDASEPIQEQDPLSVPPSQVDEPVAALAPQRPAAEGVQETPWSLDLSDLEPEAESSSRPIEARATVRVDIGQIDEMLRSVGDLVVSRHRLDRQIESHRTLEKPFGELRDRLRSVSWKVAEAAERKGSEEPPIVRRALPRVAGQSLADIFSELELDRYHELDVLSRRLDEIVSDFGEVQAEVDRSRQLLERESTQILRSIRSLRTHLGQTRMVTAGSLFGRFRRRVESLAEELHKQVALEVRGEAVEMDSAIAEELVDPVMHLIQNALVHGFESTETRLRLGKQAVGKLGLHAYPEGSSVLIEVSDDGAGVDVESVRNRALALYPHRREEIEGAEDDQVLPWIFEAGLSTHAEVSEAAGRGVGLDVVRENLRRIGGLVEVHNEVGGGTRFILRVPLTLIVSEALRVRVGSQFFAISTSVVEQTVQFPSDHIHGSDEERTVFTGGRELPVRRASTLLDLPSEATARLEQGVILRSEGRSWCLIVDQLLEIEEVVARGIGNFLRGLDYLAGAVVAKEGKVELLLDPVGLWNLSSQGLATSVSPVEEAAVPSAPRILLVDDSLSVRKILGRRLSRMGFDLSVASDGIEAQETLREENFDALVTDLEMPNLNGYELVEWVRQRPASKHLPVIVVTTRTGRKHSELAARLGVTDYLPKPVDEAVLARELRRLTGRDPIARVAS
- a CDS encoding methyl-accepting chemotaxis protein, coding for MAESIAKSSTSRPGTLERLRKALAPQRALRDREEPRRERSSQGGGVRLKAKILFFFLGWILALALVASLATAFVLQRQYEGLTADRGRVIAESWVAQLRQPLADGDTEAVRHLVAGAAGESGLAYLVIADRTGAQLAGAFAEGVDPAAVQAVTARPGAPVEIAVGGSGASRRALEMARRVAGDSATVRVGFDLSESAEEAQRAALQVLGWLALFGLLGAIAAFFFADRVTRPLRAMAGAALRASRGDYSEPVPVTSRDEFGVVSGAFNRLLGERQELRREQEAQGEVDRVERESLQANIREFLLVSTEIAKGDLTQRGRVTEDVLGNVVDAINLVVEQIGEILIGVRRTAESVNGGAGQMIEATDRMVTDIRNQAEDTQRMNREVALVSTNVRAVAQNAEGSEQAARQTREAAEAGQQAVGQTLDSMQRIRSEVQGIAGRIKVLGDRSLEISEIVETISDISSQTNLLALNAAIEASGAGAEGARFAVVADEVRKLADDSAKATKRIAELIETVQAEIQETVRAMENGTREVETGFQVTQKAGERLEEIGSIAGVSAQLAIRISSATQEQVAGVEQVAQGVRSVAEITSRTTDSVQEGRVIAEQLERLAEELSTSLARFKLPS
- a CDS encoding TorF family putative porin codes for the protein MMKKFFGGALIALMVCVALPAAANELTGNVALTSDYVFRGISQTNEDPAIQGGFDFSAGKFYAGVWGSNVDFGTAAHIELDGYLGVLFEYDSGFSWDLGAIGYFYPSESESDYVEVYFGAGYKFFSAKYWYTDDFAGAGGAGDYIEANLEFDLGHGFSLGAHGGQSSFDDDTGLVDYVDYGLSVAKEIESWELSLAYTDTDIDNEPLAEGRVVFTVSKSL
- a CDS encoding ammonium transporter; this translates as MDVVGGMELTINTVWLMTATTLIFFMQLGFAFLEGGSVRSKNTVNVVMKNFVDMCFGALFFWFVGYGLMFGTNPTGWFGTDHFILSSGVDWDFSLLLFQMMFAATAATIVSGAMAERIRFWPYLVISVLVTIGVYSVFGSWVWGSYYGETQGWLRKLGFIDFAGATVVHSIGGWCAMAGILVLGPRLGRFAQDGTARTIPGHNLPLVAAGGFILWVGWFGFNGGSALEAGANLGRILLNTHLSGSAGVVGAILLMGLLRRPVLMTTTVNGGLAGLVASTGGCATMSAPFAVLTGLVAGAILVLGLAVFDGLGLDDPVGAVSVHAFNGVWGTVAAGLFVSGDLFNLEQVTVQLIGVVAAFLWAFPISWVIFRGVDLLIPLRASTMHEQRGLDFTEHYEMGYPEFQQDILHGGKEDV